The stretch of DNA gcctccaggaacctttagtttttacagtgtacagtttgcaactagacggatgaaaaccacacaaaaaaacCTACAATTAACTTTGGATACTTACTACACAATTGCTGTAACTTCCAAAGTGCCAAAAACGCATTACCAGAAGTACAACCCCACACACCATGAGAGGAGACTCCCAAAGAGGACAACTGAAACAGATATGTTTGTTCATATatgacataaaatgtatttatgtgttcATAAGAAAATGATATACAGAAGTATGCTGGTGTAGAGCAGAAGGTCACCTGTTAGGGTCATTTGAGCTCATCACAGATGGATTTCTGACTGTTGTCTCCAGATTGTGGATGGGAGATGCTGTGCTCACTGGCATAAGGACAGAAATCAAATGCAACATGAATAGAGATTTATGCAAAGGATCAGTGATGCAATGAGGCAGAAACAACATAACATCATGTGCCATCAGTAACTTGTTTCAATAGTGTAATGCGGGAGAGAGGACTCAAAAGGCAAGAGTGGCGATTACAGTCTTTATTTGAAACAGAGTCTGACCACAGGCAATCCAAATTAAATGAGAAAACAAAGAACTGAAGACACCCGTAGGCTGGGAAAAACTTGAACACAAAAACTCCTCTATGGCAGAGAAGACCACAGCACTGGTGAGGAACACAAACTAACGAAGAGGCTGATGAAGGGAGAGCTCCAAACAGGTAAGTCGAAGTAGTTCTTGGCAGGTAGGGTTCTGTGGATGTAAGACGAGCACAGAGTAATTCTAGCAGCGGTGGCAAAGTAGTGACAGGACAGATTCACTAACCAAACCGCACCTGTCACATTAAACAATCTGACAATAGGACAAGAGAAGAGAGGGTTAAAAAAAAGCCAAGATAAGAACATGGGGGGGGGGGCCTAATGGAAAGTGAGAACAGCTGTCAGTAATGAAGTGGAGGGTGATGGGGAAAAGGGAAAAAGAGtgaccagcagagggagacaggACCATGACAAATAGATTTATCTTTATTTGCATAGGTAAACAACTCTCACATTTCCTCTGATTATGTAAGAATGTTtgagttctgcaagtgaacaacgccttgtggtgccatcccaaagaggtccAAAATCAcgctcactgaccttttcctggactgtgcccagctggtggaatcacctcccaatctcaattcaaacAGCTGAGTCTCTACTCATTTTCAAAcaacatcttaagactcatctttttcgccagcacttaaccaactaggcatcatgtatgacagtaaaaaatgggatatgagctacaaaatgaccagatcctgccattagctatagaagacatatcttgtatgtatagggcttgtatgtggatatgaagaagcaatacagaAGACCTGTATTTCCTGTGcatgcacatatatgcacctcagttttgcctatatgtggcatatatatgcatatatgcatatatgcagcttatatattatagtatatgtgcatatacactgcatataggtttcatatatgcgcatatatccacatataggttctttccatgtgggaaGGAACAGAAATAGGGGCAGACACAGACAGTCCATGATCCTGACAATATGAATGTATTTAAAGCACCGTTCTGTACACAAGTCAGTGGTTCTTCATTATGCTAAACAAAGGTACAAGAAAACAGtctcaggtttaaaaaaaataataaataataaaaaataaaaagtttaaatattgcttatatCTTTCTGTAAACTTTCACACATCCTTCACACACGTTCTACTGTGTTAGTTGAGAATAACTTACGAGTGCAAAAATCATCCAGAGTCCAGACACATCCAGACACTGCAGTATAAGTGGATCATAAGTATTACTTATCCAGAATAGTCAGAATGCTATTTTAAAGTGCAATGGAGGAGATAAAATCAGAAAGTAGTGATACATTATCTGTATTATAAACAGCACTGATAAGAAGAAGAGATAAAACCAACATAAATTATACTTGCTTTTCAAACTACACATCATCATCATtactaaaatgtaagtttttccCCCCTATATTAATAGTTttcaaattcacttttacatgttgtttgaatataaatgtgtgttggcagtgtgtgtacacaaccaccctataatcctctcttccgtgtctgaggtgagagagttaaaaacaaagcagtttgtgatatcctgtTCACGAATTAATCATTCGTTTTAAATGATTcacgtctccaatatgcattttTCGTATTTTGTTCGCACTCTTAATTGCTGgttgtaaataaattattcacaaaagttttgaagcttgacaaagtagtttatttatttattattattattattgttgttgttgtttttgttgttgtttaatgaaATTTCAATGAAATTTCAATTTAATCTGTGTAACAACTGCTGTAATATTagacaacaaaatattgttttcccCATTAAACATTAAGCTAAGTAAAATCAGAAAAATACCTTCATAACTATCCACAGCAGCAATGATCACGAGCATCATACTGAAAATCTTCCCAGGGCAATTGTCGTCCGACTGGAGACATATATATGACTAAACAAAACAGTCACTCCCCATTGCATTTTCTAAAAAGCAGCATCTTCTTCAGTAAAGTGAGTCCCTTGTAGGAAAGCACATACTTAGAGTTTACTGATCTTACTAGCAGTGAGCACGTTTTTGGAAATACATCCTGGAAGCCTTGCACATAGCCTAGTTACAAATGCTGCGCTCTTCACGATGCACATTCTGATCCTGAAACAATCCCACACTTGTTTTTTAGGAGTTCTGAAATAGTGAATGTACCAGTTTGTATTTGGGATCAGGATCAAATGAGTTGGATGATTTTTTAAACCAGCTAACTCTCAGTGGACAGAATCATCTTCATAAATACAAGTCACTGATTCGTAGGCTTTTCTGTATTGATTTAAAGTTTCTATGACTCTGTTTGCTAATTGTTTAAGAAAGCTGCTAAATGTGATAGACTATAGCCTTCTGTGATATAACCTATGTATGCCATCTACTTTTGTCCAAAAGTGTAAAGAGATGCTGATTGTGGAAGATCAGGATGTTCAGGTGTGACAAATCCATTTCAGAACTAAagctaaaatgttataaaatgtgtGGAAATGTCACTGAGATATTAAATAGCCTACTGACAATGACAATCATGCATGTGAGATGATTCTTGGACGACACAAAAGTTGCATAAACTAtgtgttttaatgaatgttgataagaaatgcataaaaattatatcgttcatgtttatgtagaaataaaaatgtccagcagatggcgctacACATAcagaaaagatatttaaaaaagcgTGTAAGCAAGGTATATAAACTATTTTATGCagacaattattataatttttttaaatgtgcaattGAAACGAATAAAAGTACAATTCAAAGTAAAATTcaaaatatacttattttaaaaacgaTTTCAATGCAACTAACAAAACTGCATTTACTGTAAGTAACCCAAACAATTATGTAGGCCTAATGTCGACTTCAAAGAAAGCACGAAAAGAAACGTTACAGAATATTTCAACTCTTTCTAAAGTGTTGATTTGGTCATGTATTATTTCTGAAATGTACCTGTCATGTAATATGCATATCTATGTACAGTAGGCCTCAAATAATTAATTTtgctttcacaatattacatatgTTAAGCACTGAAccttcacaattatttattatttacagttaTTGACTTCCACTTTCTCATAACTTCATTCAGAGTTTATTtcacagagctgtagatcacttCAGCTTCTGGATTCACTGATGAAGAAGGCTGTGAAGAAACAAGATCAGCTCTGAGAATCTCATTTCTGCATCACAACACTTAGTGTGTCATTTCAGGGCCAAAATTGTCATATAATGGACATAATGGatatgcaaaaatagtcatttaCAAACAAATTTCCCACTCCCTGTCAAAACTGCACAtcactttaataaaaaatctcAAGAGGAGACACTTACTGCTTGACGAAAGGTAATCACAGAACTGTAAATCACTGAGTTATCATCCACCGAGGCAGAAGactgtgaacaaacacacatgacAATCAGCATCTCAGTAAATGTAAATGAGTTTTGGGTGAATGTGTTCTTCTCTGAAGACTTCTGGATTGCACGAGTATGTTAATAAAATCCTAAAATACTTACTGTATTTCTGGTGCTGTTGAAATGCCCTTCTCTAATTTGCCCTCTCTCTGTCAAAGTGAGATATGAAGATTAAATCCCATTATATTTTAATCTATTAACATCCATTGAATCTTTCAATTCCACAAAAAGATATTTCTATGATATTTCTATGTGTTTGCATCAAGACGATGAACTTTATATTTGACCGATTTTGTCCTATAATTGTGCTATAATTGTGGATGCCTCTCAAGTCACCTTATTAtctcttttataaatatatattatgtccATTTATTGATTTATGAGAAACTCACCCAGCTTCTTTCTCAGCCTCCAGGTTACTATGGCAACAAGAGCAACAATCAGTAACAGCATAAACATGGAAAGCAAACATGTGACCAGAATCACATCAGACCTGTAGTGATGAAGAGACATATCTGTTTTTATCATAACAACAGAATTTGTAATTCAGAGATATAATTTCGAGCAAATGTCTTAAATATCTACTTGTTTTGCTCATCTGTGCTGCTGTGTATTTCAGTGTTAACAGTCTCTGAAGCTGCTGTTAGAGATTGATGTGTTTCAGCtctgcaattaaaaataactatagTACTATGGTGCATGTAACAGCAATACAGTTACTATGAATGACTGAATAACAATGTTTACACTTACCTGTCTGTGTCAGGTGTTGAATCAGTAATCATAGCTCTTGGAAATAGCAGAAATGGAGAAACAAGTTTATTAATGTGAACATAATCTTATCATTATAGCTGTTTGTTATTGAAGCCCATTTCCAAGCGCAGAATTCTGACATAAAAAGTATAAATTTTGCATGTATTATAACATTTTTCATCTCGAGAATTAGACTTCGTCATAATTGTAGCTTTCAATCCAAAAGTTATAACTTATGGATGtcataatttaaacatttatttaaaaatgccaaCTTTCCAACTCATATTTTTgtcataaatttaaattttagtttagttttagatTTTCGGTCTCATAATGTTgagtttttacattaaatttagccctcatctcataattttgacattttatatcATAATCATAATTGTGATTTACCCAAAAATTATCTATTATGTGGCAGAAATGGGTTTCCATAGTATATTGAGCATCCAGAGTATTTTGCATTGGCTTTTATGGTTTTCAGATAAATTATGATTATATAAATTTCATATCTTAATTAATTATTACTGTTCCTAAGAAGTCTGATAAAGGCATTCAGTCTGATAAAATGTGTGTAACTGTTTCTtactgtttattatatatttgcaCCTAAACTGAAAGTTTTTGCCTTTtaaatttttagcatttttgatTTTTACTTTTGTGATGTCACATTAAAATGTTCTGGCTAGAACAGTACTGGATGTGACTGATTTTTAATGCTCAAGAATGTTTCACCTACATGTCTGCCTCCGAGTCAGATGGTGCAGTTGCTGTAATAGTTGTAAATGcttgaaaagaaacaaaaatatgtgagttttaataaaataaagagtgTCACGGATGGCAAAAGTGGTTTGTGATCTTACCTCTTTTGGGTTCAGTGACTGTGAGTTGAACAGGAACCTGCAGATCTCCTACAGAGCAGAAGTACCAGCCAGAATCAGTCCGTCTCAGTCCAGTCATCAGCACAGTGAAGGATCTTCTCTCATCATCATCACTGATCTGCACTGATGGATTCTGGGATGTGTAACATCTCTGATCTTTATATCTGCACCACTGTTTGACTTTATTCTGATATCCAGAACTGTAGAGACACTGAACACTGATATCACCACCTTCATGTCCAGAGACACTGCTGCTCACCACAGACACATCAGGAGCTGGACACAGACAGCAAAAGGATCaattagatttttaaatcaaatggcttattgtttctaaaatgtaaatgtttaaattgtattgatatcgcaaaaaaatactttatttctttattaattgttaattaaattaattaattattactttattaattaccttaattttttaaaataaattctgaacTCGTTCCTTAGGAAAATGAATtgtgattttaatataaaaaacatgCTTATAAACTGTATAAGTAGTATGTTGAATAAGTTAATAGGCTACGCATCCACCGCACAgttcataaattataattttataattcgTTTATATTaggttacagaaaaaaattatcatgGCCATATGGGTTCACATTAGGCTAAATTGCCCTGTCAAGTTCTCATTttttaattcttctttttttttcaactacaAATATCTATCACACATAATCCAACAACAACCTTTTATATGATTTATAACATTACTTAGCaacattatttattacaataatttGGAATTTGGAAAGATATTCTTACCAGACTGCACCGTCAGATACAAATAATAACCGTCGTCTAGAGTGTTATAGTCTCCGATCTCAACAGCACACCAGTAATATCCAGAGTCTGAGGTCTTCAGATTCTTccactgcactgtaaaaatactctGGGCTGGATAATCAGTGAGGGAATATTCTCCTGGCTCATTTGCATATGCCAATATTTTGCACGAAACCCAATGTTTCCCCTGACACCAGTATTTACggttttctttatgttttttatcATATAGACAGGGAATAATTCCAGGTGATCCAGATTTCACTACGATATTATTCATTACAGCTTCATCTGTAAACAAGATTAAATGCAAATGAAAGAAtccataaacaaaataaatatcaaataattcaagttaaagttttttttttttttttaatgcaagtttAACATAACACCATGCAATAATTTAATCATACTAAAGAGAGAATTGTAGCGTTTTTCTTAGCGTTTTACCTGAGATGTGAAGCAAAATCCCAGAGAGAATCAGCGGGTAAATCATGTCTATAGTTGAGTGCATGTGTATGAGAGGAGCTGGTCAGGTTTCGCAGTGTGTCTGTTTCCTCCCGATTCAGAGGAAGAACAGAATTATCGCCTTTAAACCACATAAGCACCAACAAGATGCAGCCATGCAATCTTACACTAGCAACAACAAATACGTTTTTAATTTATGGGCTCTAATTTGATTTGTGAATACATGTTAGCAGTGATGACAGTAATGTAATTATTGTCGAATGTTTAAGAAATAATATGTTAAGACTGAGCAGATGACTTTACTGCGACTGATTGACTGACATTTTTCAATATCAGCCAATAAATTGACACAACCATGAACGTGATTAAAGCACACAAACTGTAATGTTTAATTGCtaggttatttttattattgcttgttcaataattttcacaatttgtaatgtttttcaacatttatttatttatctgtttatatTTTTGAGTTAAAACACTTCAAATAAAATGGGCTGGAGTTGAAGGAAAGAGATCAAGGGGGTTGgaataaatcattttgaaaaagcTAAATatgattaacaaaataaaagcatgtcCAAACGCTAAACTGTCTAAACAGCAAAACATTTGTAAACAAACATGACATAAAAGATAATTATATCAAAGTTTGAGAAAACAATGCAAAAAGGATCTGATATAAAGTCATCTTACCTTTCCTTAAATAACCCCtaattatgcattatatttttatcattactattaataatttaacggtaaaaaaaaaaatgttttgggaaACTTCAATCAGATTTcacaagacatttttaatatctcTAATCCTCTTTACTCTTATAAAACTATGCTGTATGAACATGTTTGTACAGTTACTAATAAGTGAACTACagtatacatttttgtaaatgcagTTATGCTggtattttcattataaaatctCTGTTGTTTGATATGATATccgccactatatatatatatatatatatatatatatatatatatatatatatatatatatatatatataaatatatatatatatatatatatatatatatacatttttattcaactattatttatttattcatttttatgtatgCAGGCCCCATTTCTTCTCTGTATCTCAGAAAAGATCTTTATAAGTACAGTTTTGTGTTGCATTGGTTCCTGTAAAGAGCACGCTGAACTTctgagcaaaaaaacaaacaatgtgaGAATTTGAACTGTGGGTGTTGGACAGAAATCAACCACAAAAACATAAGAACAGAAGCAGTGCTTAAACATTCAAGCAGAAACACTGACTTCTGCTCCACTAACAGTGCTGTTGACTGCCGATCAATGTTGACCACAGAGAGCAACGGCAGCAGGCCGATACATACATATGAGCTCACCACAATGTCTGTGATACTTTTATACAGAATGAGCAGCCCAGTTGTTGACGGCATGTAAAAGCTGTGTATGCTTATTAGAAAATAAGGCATAGCACAAGGATAGGAACCTGAAACCAAAACACATACaactgcaaaaaaatgtttttcattttaaccaTGCTTGTTTGTATTAAAGCAAACACCAGAACACTGTACAAGTAAACTAACAGTGGTTTAACATTGAACAAATTAAACAGCGATACTTTAATAAAggggggaaaaacacacacaaaaaacagttGTGTTGACAGTCCTCTGCTCTTGATTGTGTTTCTCTTGGTCTGTTCTTGTGTTGTTCTCACTGTTGGTGTCAGTGTGGAGCCACAGTGCTGTATATTATGCTGTTTATTGCTCCACCTGCTGGAAACTTTATCGCTTCACTCCTAGGAACATGATCAATAGTGCTGTAGTAGATTACGTCATTGATGGGATCCTGTGGCGAAAGGGATTGTATAATAAATAggatatataattatgtaataattaatCACATCAATGCTTGTCTGGTCTACTTGCGTTAGGATTTTCATCATTTATAGTGCTGTATACGACAGGATCTACAGGTTTAGAGTAGATCTGCATTTCACACAAAACAATACTGAAAATAAACACGTGTACGTACTACGTGACTCTTTTAATAAACATCTCGTTTACGTATGTAACcacggttccctgaatagggaacgagatgctgcggtgacgtcaccgtatgggaacacccctcgatgtgacgaatgtctgaagccctataccatcccgccaatcctattggccaaatagcgcttggcactgccctacgcatgcgtacgcatcgtatacctGAGTGCCGTGCGCTATTTCATTCAGATTTCATGAACTGAAGAAATGCTATCAAGGTACAGAATGGCTgggaccgcagcatctcgttccctattcagggaaccatggttacatatgtaaccgagatgttccctttgatggtcacttcgatgctgcggtgacgtcactgTATGGGAACCCTATACCTTCACACCTGACAGGTTTTTGTAATGTCAGCGAGATTAGCCAAGATGGCGCTCGACCGTTAACATCCCCGTCATAGAACGGTTCACTGCTCAGGCAGTATGTTTGGTAGCAGTTAGCGCCAAATCTGTTGCCCCCACAGCTTTTTCACAGCCTCCGGTTGTAATATCTTTCTCGTTAAGAACTGCCATAAAGTGAAGGAAATTTGCCGAGATAAGACGGGACTCGACACGCATTCGCGAGACTTTAGGCCGCGGCCGAGTTCggcgcgatccgttcggctagagagTTCGTCCACGGCGGCATCGCTGTATAACAGCAGTCCGCCATGTCAGCAATGGTGGCGAAACCCGAGGCGTTCGTGATGTGCGCTGATtaaggctgcttccaggacctcgaaacctcttggtggaggtcAGTGAAGAAGGGTAGCGGCTCATGGGGGAGATAGTTTATCCACCACATGGGTAAACACATTCTGAGGAAGGGGaggcgcgtttctcctgtccgctaggagggaGAGAACAACATGTGCCTGCCAGAGCTTACTCTGAGTCCGAAGCCACGGTGGACAAACATAGTTTGAAAAAGGAAATCTGCTGATTAACACGCTCGAGTGGGGGAGAGCAAGCAAAGTggaaaaactccagtgcatcactgtattcatagtcaAAGCCGCACACATCACCCCAAACCACACCTCGTGCGGCGCCTCGCTGACCGCAGAAGCGtaacggtgggggttagacgcaAGGCGACCTATAGAAAATACAGTCCAGAGcgcagattctttttttttttttttactgtagccgTAGGCTATAATGGAGAGAACATGTAGATAGGCTGCTAACGAacctctcatgagtgcctcctcgtgataaacccattatacggctcttacctttcgttgactcatcgcgtccgcgaagaggagttgaACACTGCTTGAAGAAAAAAACGCTGAGAACGCGAGATGGTTTccttagggcacagatgattcgctttcCTGAAGGagtgaaatctgagcgaaatagcGCGCGGCACTCAGGTATACGAAGCATACGCATGCGTAGGGCGGTGCCAAtagctatttggccaataggattggcgggatggtatagggcttcagacattcgagGGGTGTTCCCATATGGTGACTTCACCGCAGCATcaaagtgacctatgaaagggaactacAGGTTCCATGGCCAACCCAATGCATCACGGGGTGTCAATTTGTGGCTGTTTTCCTGTTCACTATACATGATTTCACatgaaagaaatatataaaaaagaacatGCAATGTAAAACATTGCTACAAAAATGTACTTCACAGTGTCAAATAGTGAATCCTTTACCAGGTATTGATCACAGACATAAATAAGAAACATACCATGGCAGGCATCAGTTTCACAGTAGGGCTGTTGCTAGAAATAACCAATTGATATCTGTATACTACAGTTGGTAGTCAGTgccaacaaaaaattaaataaatattaaatgttgaaTAAACATCCAAATATTTTGGCCAGTGCAGCTTAcacaatgacaagcaaaattaatttttttggcaCTTACAAATTTACTGCCACAATAACTGTTTTGAAGCATAAATCAAATGTAAGTTACTTCTACATTTTGTGGACATAAAACAGTCCCATAAAACAGTTCAGAAAATTGCACTTATAGAATAGAATTTTTGTGATGTTGAATTTATAGAATGTTAAAGATGGTTTAAAAAATAAGCCAAACTGAACACTGATGTTGTCATACAAACATATTCATAAGTAATAAACTATCATAAATCATAAACTAAATGACTTACCGTGTCAGTGGTTGTGCTGCTGTACATCTCTCTGATTTGGTGTTTGTTTTGCTCTTCATTAacaaataacattacattaaccaaactgaaatactatatatagaaattgtgcttttgaactatatttaaaaatggaattgaaataaaaaaaatggaggtGTCTCCGTCTCAATCTCCTGATGAAAACACTGACCAGAATCAATAACACAGCAGCTAAAACTAGAAGCCACACAGTCAggagtagagctgaagatctttgcccgatcTTTGGTTCAGTCGGGTTCGGGCTCAGTGCCGGCCCGAGCCTcttgggggccctaagcagaatttgtcacctgtgcttcaagattattgacacaaatgtcacgctataatgttacattataaatgaatacagtgacgttatgtattaatacaaaataaagaaataaaaatcaatacttaaATAACATACTTTACTCTTAAACCTCTGAATACAAACtgtcacaaaacatgaaataaataattagcaaatgtccaaatgcaaatgtgcattaaatgtgcagtcttttaaatgaaaccaaaatagacaaacattaatataataaaaaatataatgttacaaaaaattgttaaaaactgaaataatgaaagcaaacataagaacagctaggattcaacaatgacaattgtatttaatttttaaaataaacagaaaagaaaaatcatgaaGGCAACAAAGAAATTATTGTTATAGAAAAAGGTTAAAGAAACTGAGGAAATAGtccatgaacacaaaatgcagaCAAATATCCATTCCACGAAGATGATTCTGAGAAACGTCATTGAGAAATGTTTGAATTCTGACGTGCACCACTGTTTGACTTCATTCTGATATCCAGAACTGTAGAGACACTGAACACTGATATCACCACCTTCATGTCCAGATACACTGCTGCTCACCACAGACACATCaggagctgaacacacacacacacacacacgcacacacacaagtcATTTGAGAGGACAAAACACATATTTAACATCAgaatgttattaaaatgaatacaaaatctCTTACCAGATTGAACCTGGATATAAACCTCATATGTGCTGCTCATTATTCCTTCAATGTCAACAACACAATGATAACCTCCAGTGTCTTCATCCTGCAGGTTTCTCATAGTCACAGTAAAGAGACTCTGATCAGGATGATCAATTACTGACAGATTCTCCTCAGAGATGTTTGTGTATTTCATATCAATATCTAAGAACCAGTATTTCTTCTGCTGTGTGTATTTCTTGTCATAATAACATGGGATGGTGACAGATCCTCCAGTCTGAACTGTTAATACTTGGTTTGACCAGCCGTCGTAGCATTCAACACCTTAACAAAcaacatgcaaataattattatgtCAAGAATTAACAATAAATCACCTCTAAATTAGTTTAGTCTTctcagaaaataaaatgaaagcaacACAAACAGTTGAGCATAAAATGTGCCATTACAAGATGATAAACATGAactattaaaaacaacat from Carassius gibelio isolate Cgi1373 ecotype wild population from Czech Republic chromosome B2, carGib1.2-hapl.c, whole genome shotgun sequence encodes:
- the LOC127951202 gene encoding CMRF35-like molecule 8, producing the protein MAAHTKTKIFYISVGFWLILGVECYDGWSNQVLTVQTGGSVTIPCYYDKKYTQQKKYWFLDIDMKYTNISEENLSVIDHPDQSLFTVTMRNLQDEDTGGYHCVVDIEGIMSSTYEVYIQVQSAPDVSVVSSSVSGHEGGDISVQCLYSSGYQNEVKQWCTSEFKHFSMTFLRIIFVEWIFVCILCSWTISSVSLTFFYNNNFFVAFMIFLFCLF